One segment of Corynebacterium caspium DSM 44850 DNA contains the following:
- a CDS encoding DUF262 domain-containing protein produces MGFSTPSYSLNDLFERIDRGDLQLPDFQRDYLWDVDSIRALILTVLRGYPVGCLMALDTRGTEMRFQPSPIGGAPDHHVDPGMLLLDGQQRLTALYHTMRDDGVVRCLDFRGNEVYRRFYVDMRRAVGHSVVPDEAVFAVNENGEVRSHFAPTELSAECIPVADLLDVGVTDRLFELVDGAAPELRNAVKDFFSEVVRPLSAYKIPVIRISRATASAGVGSIFASANRAGMAMDVMDLLTAIYARQDPDFSLRGDWEKTQNYIAKYPALSQLSPTDFLTAVCLLATMKKGQAAGNREDILKLSIEDYISASNIIRVTLRETGEYLMRNSIMVAEDVPYSAQVVPLAVIIGVLSEDPELLSKRSTWEKLDRWFWSGIFGELYGSADVRNRMAHDVSQVIAWICDANAPLPATVVEAHLDPSRLLTAGPETGFFRGVYALLMTFGAKEWRTGLKFEKPNLSHLLPTFATIFPPEYCEKNEVDPQFANSVLNRTPMSKRVEVMIDAYGPVRYLHRVQSKSLMDDLEFDNALATHYLDPELLHRGEADLFFADRQQRLVSLIHKAMAPTPPRKDMDK; encoded by the coding sequence ATGGGATTTTCCACACCGAGTTATAGCCTCAACGACCTCTTCGAACGCATTGATCGTGGCGACTTACAGTTGCCAGATTTCCAGCGAGATTATTTATGGGATGTTGACTCTATTAGAGCCTTAATTCTCACAGTTTTGCGCGGTTACCCTGTGGGTTGCTTAATGGCCCTAGATACCCGTGGCACCGAAATGCGTTTCCAACCCAGCCCGATAGGCGGAGCTCCAGATCATCATGTTGATCCTGGCATGTTGCTTCTAGACGGGCAACAACGCCTTACTGCTCTTTATCACACCATGCGAGACGACGGCGTAGTGCGCTGTCTAGATTTCCGTGGCAATGAAGTATATCGGCGCTTTTATGTGGATATGCGCCGCGCGGTCGGGCACAGTGTAGTCCCAGATGAGGCCGTATTTGCGGTCAACGAAAATGGGGAGGTTCGTTCACATTTTGCTCCTACCGAACTAAGTGCAGAATGCATCCCAGTAGCTGATCTTTTAGATGTGGGGGTAACAGATCGCCTATTTGAGCTAGTAGATGGGGCTGCCCCAGAATTGCGCAATGCGGTAAAAGATTTCTTTAGTGAAGTAGTTCGGCCGCTTTCGGCTTATAAAATCCCGGTAATTCGGATTTCTCGAGCCACGGCCAGTGCTGGGGTTGGGTCAATATTTGCTTCTGCTAATCGAGCAGGTATGGCCATGGATGTTATGGATCTCTTAACTGCTATTTATGCTCGCCAAGATCCAGATTTCTCACTACGCGGCGATTGGGAAAAGACCCAAAACTATATTGCAAAATATCCGGCGCTTTCCCAGCTCAGTCCAACTGATTTCCTCACCGCGGTATGTCTGCTAGCCACTATGAAAAAAGGCCAGGCTGCTGGAAACCGCGAAGATATTTTAAAGCTCAGCATCGAAGATTATATTTCTGCTTCTAATATTATTCGGGTTACCCTGCGCGAAACTGGGGAATACCTCATGCGCAATTCCATAATGGTTGCAGAAGATGTCCCTTATAGTGCCCAAGTTGTTCCTTTGGCAGTAATTATTGGGGTGCTTTCGGAAGATCCAGAGCTGCTTTCAAAGCGCAGCACCTGGGAGAAGCTAGATCGGTGGTTCTGGTCGGGTATTTTTGGGGAGCTATATGGTTCTGCTGATGTGCGTAATCGCATGGCCCATGATGTTTCCCAGGTTATAGCTTGGATTTGCGATGCTAATGCGCCATTGCCAGCAACGGTAGTAGAAGCCCATTTGGATCCCTCCCGGCTACTAACTGCCGGCCCGGAAACCGGATTTTTCCGGGGTGTTTATGCTTTGCTAATGACCTTTGGTGCTAAAGAATGGCGTACTGGACTGAAATTTGAAAAACCCAATTTGTCCCATTTGCTGCCTACTTTTGCAACTATTTTCCCACCAGAATATTGTGAGAAAAATGAGGTAGATCCACAATTTGCTAATTCTGTGCTAAATCGCACGCCTATGAGTAAACGCGTTGAGGTAATGATTGATGCTTATGGTCCGGTGCGGTACTTGCATCGGGTGCAGTCAAAATCCTTAATGGATGACCTCGAATTTGATAATGCTTTAGCCACGCACTACCTGGATCCAGAACTCTTGCATCGCGGGGAAGCAGATTTATTTTTTGCCGATAGGCAGCAGCGCTTAGTTTCCCTAATACACAAAGCTATGGCACCGACGCCACCTAGAAAAGATATGGATAAATAG
- a CDS encoding cation diffusion facilitator family transporter — translation MKSLLTVIVLTGTIFFAELIAGLLSGSLALLSDAMHMLSDSTGLIIALLAMLIGRREATSHATFGFRRVEVLAAAINAATVSIISVWIVIEALSRLGGTEEIDTFMMITVAIIGFIANGISALILVKRQNDSLNMRGAYLHVLSDMLGSVAVIIAGFIIYFTGWIAADTIASLVIAALVLPRSLKLLFTSVGVLLERAPGSVDTKAIEKALAELPEVHAVHDLHIWTTDGATLLATAHLVVDANRVGDCTILDRAQAKLEKWNITHSTIQLERPGHDAHEQVC, via the coding sequence TTGAAGTCACTTTTAACGGTGATCGTGCTAACTGGCACCATCTTTTTCGCCGAATTAATAGCTGGTTTACTATCTGGCTCTTTGGCATTGCTATCTGATGCGATGCATATGCTATCTGACTCCACGGGCTTAATTATTGCCTTATTGGCCATGCTAATTGGACGTAGGGAAGCTACTTCGCATGCCACCTTTGGATTCCGTCGGGTAGAGGTTTTAGCTGCTGCGATTAATGCGGCCACGGTTTCAATAATTTCGGTGTGGATTGTTATTGAGGCTTTAAGCCGGCTGGGTGGTACTGAAGAAATTGATACCTTCATGATGATCACCGTGGCTATAATTGGTTTTATTGCCAATGGTATTTCGGCTCTGATTTTGGTCAAGCGCCAAAATGACAGCCTTAATATGCGCGGTGCCTATCTACACGTGCTCTCCGATATGTTGGGCTCAGTAGCTGTAATTATTGCCGGTTTTATCATTTATTTCACGGGGTGGATCGCAGCCGATACTATTGCCTCTTTGGTAATTGCCGCACTTGTTTTGCCGCGTTCGCTGAAATTGTTATTTACCTCGGTGGGCGTACTATTAGAGCGCGCGCCAGGCTCTGTGGATACTAAGGCTATCGAAAAAGCCTTAGCTGAGCTGCCAGAAGTCCATGCGGTCCATGATCTTCATATTTGGACAACTGATGGAGCTACCCTTTTAGCTACTGCCCATTTAGTAGTTGATGCTAACCGAGTAGGGGATTGCACCATCTTGGATCGGGCACAAGCCAAGTTGGAAAAGTGGAATATTACCCACTCCACAATCCAGTTGGAAAGGCCTGGTCATGATGCACATGAACAAGTTTGTTAG
- the ilvC gene encoding ketol-acid reductoisomerase, which yields MAIEVLYENDADLSIIQGRKVAVVGYGSQGHAHAQNLRESGVEVRVGLREGSQSAAKAIEAGFTVQPVAEVAAWADVIMILAPDTSQAEIFTKEIAPNLNDGDAIFFGHGLNIHFGLIEPAANITVGMVAPKGPGHLVRRTFVDGKGVPCLIAVGQDPKGEGRELALSYAAAIGGARAGVIPTTFREETETDLFGEQAVLCGGLEFLIMSGFEVLTEAGYAPEMAYFEVLHEMKLIVDLIYEGGMGNMNYSVSDTAEYGGYLAGPRIIDASVKDNMRAVLKDIQDGSFVKQLVKNVAEGNTDLETRRAQVAAHPIEETGSKLRDLMSWVKNPLDETA from the coding sequence ATGGCAATTGAAGTACTTTATGAAAACGACGCAGACCTCTCCATTATTCAAGGACGCAAAGTAGCTGTAGTAGGCTACGGCTCCCAGGGGCACGCCCACGCGCAAAACCTGCGCGAATCAGGTGTTGAAGTACGCGTCGGACTGCGCGAAGGCTCCCAAAGTGCTGCTAAGGCAATCGAAGCCGGATTTACCGTGCAACCAGTTGCAGAAGTTGCTGCCTGGGCTGATGTAATCATGATCTTGGCCCCAGATACCTCTCAAGCTGAGATCTTCACCAAGGAGATCGCCCCCAACCTAAACGACGGCGATGCCATTTTCTTTGGTCACGGTCTAAATATCCATTTCGGTCTTATCGAACCTGCTGCCAATATCACTGTGGGCATGGTTGCCCCCAAAGGACCCGGCCATCTAGTACGTCGTACCTTTGTTGATGGCAAAGGTGTTCCTTGTTTGATCGCCGTAGGTCAAGATCCCAAAGGTGAAGGCCGTGAGCTAGCTCTTTCCTACGCCGCTGCTATAGGCGGAGCTCGCGCCGGGGTTATTCCGACCACTTTCCGGGAAGAAACTGAAACTGACCTCTTCGGGGAACAAGCTGTACTTTGCGGTGGCTTAGAATTTCTCATTATGAGCGGCTTTGAAGTGCTCACCGAAGCCGGATATGCCCCGGAAATGGCTTATTTCGAGGTCCTCCATGAAATGAAACTAATTGTGGATCTTATCTACGAAGGTGGCATGGGGAATATGAACTACTCGGTATCTGATACCGCTGAGTACGGTGGATACCTAGCTGGACCACGTATTATCGATGCCTCAGTCAAAGATAATATGCGCGCTGTTCTTAAAGATATTCAAGATGGCAGTTTTGTTAAGCAGCTGGTGAAAAACGTAGCTGAAGGCAATACGGATCTAGAGACCCGTCGTGCCCAGGTAGCTGCCCATCCCATCGAGGAAACTGGCTCGAAATTGCGCGATCTCATGAGCTGGGTAAAAAACCCGCTCGATGAAACTGCTTAA
- the ilvN gene encoding acetolactate synthase small subunit, with the protein MDIEKKAQILSVLVQDGDGVVARVIGMFARRGFSIVSLVTASTEVEGIKRLTIVVDADEVVTEQITKQLNKIVSVLKVVRLEAESTVARATMLVKVNVNNVSRPQVIAAADIFRARIVDVAPDSLVVEATGVDAKLHALLDVLEPFGIRELAQSGVIALNRGPKTMAPTRN; encoded by the coding sequence GTGGACATAGAAAAGAAAGCCCAAATCCTTAGCGTCTTGGTACAAGATGGCGATGGGGTAGTAGCCAGAGTAATTGGCATGTTTGCCCGTCGCGGTTTCAGCATTGTCTCCTTGGTAACTGCTTCCACTGAAGTTGAAGGGATAAAGCGTTTAACCATTGTTGTCGATGCCGATGAAGTAGTTACTGAGCAAATAACTAAGCAGCTCAATAAGATCGTATCTGTGCTCAAAGTGGTTCGTTTGGAAGCAGAGAGTACTGTGGCTCGCGCCACAATGTTGGTAAAAGTAAATGTGAATAATGTCAGCCGACCGCAGGTAATTGCGGCTGCCGATATCTTCCGAGCCCGCATTGTTGACGTAGCCCCAGATTCCCTTGTTGTGGAAGCAACCGGAGTCGACGCTAAGCTACATGCATTATTAGATGTCCTTGAACCCTTTGGTATTCGTGAGTTGGCTCAGTCTGGCGTCATCGCGCTAAACCGAGGGCCGAAAACAATGGCGCCCACCCGCAACTAA
- a CDS encoding acetolactate synthase large subunit translates to MNASNKPTPAEAFRASKAARSSKPERMTGAQAVVRSLEELGTDLVFGLPGGAVLPLYDPLYSSKKLRHVLVRHEQGAGHAAEGYALATGRVGVCIATSGPGATNLVTSLANANLDSIPILAITGQVGSRLLGTDAFQEADIRGITMPVTKYNRLVTKAEDIPRAIAEAYYLASSGRPGPVLVDVPKDVQEAEFDFSWPPKMDLPGYKPVTKPHNRQIQQAVEMISEAKKPVLYIGGGVINANAAAELHEFAQFTQIPVVTTLMALGAYPHNDPLYMGMPGMHGSVPAVAALQKSDLLITIGARFDDRVTGKLETFAPDAKVIHSDIDPAEIGKIRQVDIPIVGDAREVLQALSVTYRAAKVATPDTAAWLQYLQSMKERFPRGYDSSKSGKLAPQQVIRTLSEQVGTDAIYVAGVGQHQMWSAQFLDFEKPRTWLNSGGLGTMGYAIPAAMGAKAGKPDTEVWAVDGDGCFQMTNQELVTCTVEGFPIKVALINNGNLGMVRQWQALFYGGRYSNTKLRDQHEYMPDFVGLAQAMGCVGIRVTKEEEIIPAIQKAREINDRPVIIDFIVCEDAQVWPMISAGASNSEIQYARDLRPLFEDDESAAVPPAEIDAVIAANEHQVTKEG, encoded by the coding sequence GTGAATGCGTCAAATAAACCCACGCCAGCCGAGGCTTTCCGGGCTTCTAAAGCTGCCCGTAGTTCCAAGCCGGAACGTATGACAGGGGCGCAAGCCGTAGTGCGCTCCTTAGAAGAACTGGGTACGGATCTAGTTTTTGGTCTTCCTGGTGGAGCAGTTTTGCCCCTTTATGATCCGCTTTATTCCTCCAAGAAGTTGCGGCACGTCCTAGTGCGTCACGAACAAGGTGCCGGGCACGCTGCTGAAGGATATGCCTTAGCTACTGGTCGAGTTGGCGTTTGTATTGCTACTTCTGGTCCAGGGGCTACCAACTTGGTTACTAGCTTGGCTAATGCCAATCTAGATTCAATTCCCATATTGGCAATAACTGGCCAGGTCGGCAGCCGGTTACTAGGTACAGATGCTTTCCAAGAAGCTGATATCCGCGGCATAACTATGCCGGTTACTAAATACAATCGTTTGGTAACCAAAGCTGAAGATATCCCGCGCGCTATCGCTGAGGCTTATTATCTAGCATCTTCGGGGCGTCCTGGACCTGTGCTAGTAGATGTTCCCAAAGATGTCCAAGAAGCAGAGTTCGATTTTTCCTGGCCGCCAAAAATGGATCTACCAGGCTATAAGCCAGTAACTAAGCCGCATAATCGCCAGATTCAACAAGCAGTTGAGATGATCTCTGAAGCTAAAAAGCCCGTGCTTTATATCGGGGGCGGTGTAATTAATGCAAATGCGGCCGCAGAACTGCACGAATTTGCCCAGTTCACGCAAATCCCAGTAGTTACCACCTTGATGGCCCTAGGTGCATACCCGCATAACGACCCGCTCTATATGGGGATGCCAGGAATGCACGGCAGTGTTCCAGCTGTGGCCGCCTTGCAAAAATCTGATCTCTTGATAACTATTGGGGCTCGTTTTGATGACCGGGTTACCGGAAAACTTGAAACATTTGCTCCTGATGCCAAGGTCATCCACTCCGATATCGATCCCGCAGAAATCGGCAAAATCCGGCAAGTCGATATTCCTATAGTTGGCGATGCCCGTGAAGTACTTCAAGCCCTATCTGTGACTTATCGAGCAGCTAAAGTAGCCACCCCAGATACTGCTGCTTGGTTACAGTACTTACAGAGCATGAAAGAACGTTTTCCGCGGGGATACGATTCTTCCAAGAGTGGAAAACTTGCCCCACAGCAAGTTATCCGCACCCTGTCTGAACAAGTTGGCACTGATGCCATTTATGTAGCCGGAGTAGGGCAGCACCAGATGTGGTCCGCCCAGTTCCTCGATTTTGAAAAACCACGCACCTGGTTAAATTCCGGTGGCCTGGGAACTATGGGATATGCCATCCCGGCAGCTATGGGAGCCAAAGCTGGTAAACCCGATACTGAAGTTTGGGCAGTCGATGGCGATGGCTGTTTCCAAATGACTAACCAAGAGCTAGTAACTTGCACAGTTGAAGGGTTCCCCATCAAAGTTGCGCTAATAAATAACGGCAATTTAGGGATGGTGCGCCAGTGGCAAGCTTTGTTCTACGGCGGACGATATTCAAATACCAAACTGCGCGATCAGCACGAATATATGCCAGATTTTGTGGGCTTAGCACAGGCTATGGGCTGTGTAGGCATTCGGGTTACTAAAGAGGAAGAAATCATCCCGGCAATTCAAAAAGCTCGGGAAATCAACGATCGCCCCGTAATTATTGACTTCATTGTCTGTGAAGATGCCCAGGTTTGGCCCATGATTTCTGCCGGTGCCTCTAATTCTGAAATTCAATACGCCCGCGATCTACGCCCGCTATTTGAAGATGATGAATCCGCAGCCGTACCTCCTGCGGAAATCGATGCCGTAATTGCCGCCAATGAGCACCAAGTAACCAAGGAAGGTTAA
- a CDS encoding mechanosensitive ion channel family protein → MPFSYLFHALWYWIAETGIMLAILVVIAMLIPRVGRFITREINQRVEDTNTAQETKTQLAITSVVVYIVQLVAYFLVFVYMLKTLGFSLTGAAIPATVASAAIGLGSQSIIADFLAGFFILTEKQYGVGDWVRFEGPAVAVEGTVIQITMRATRIRTLADETVMIPNSTAKICINSSNHWSSAVVILPVPLLGSKNPRDAIARCEKAGQRALEEPEINQVLLGELQVHPAVSILPPSTVGMPWMVNMRLIVQVQAGFQWMVERAIRTAILEEFWDEYGSATTVSGALRTQVSDAEALPATATQLFSASSELSSKGATKTASGTAGTEGTAGTAAFPPSAEFPVATEKLETDPAIAEVSGASEDSTNDKNTKNSTKLLANQPAWKRFFSLNGRVRASTSILILSLAALVFLWASTVQTGEEWEGNDGWLAPSRSFSSNNQDLAPSPTLQPTPTVIPSTTAPSSTPETEDPALESTETTTESETSTSSSSSSSTSSTTTTKKSDNSADSEKPTPVESSQVTSTPNSPKESNSTNVSANGFEEPAVVQE, encoded by the coding sequence ATGCCGTTCTCTTATCTTTTTCACGCATTGTGGTACTGGATAGCTGAAACCGGAATCATGTTGGCGATTCTGGTTGTTATCGCCATGCTAATTCCGCGTGTTGGTCGTTTTATAACCAGGGAAATCAATCAGCGCGTAGAAGATACCAATACGGCTCAAGAGACAAAGACACAGCTTGCCATTACTTCAGTAGTGGTTTATATAGTGCAGCTAGTGGCCTATTTCTTGGTCTTTGTTTACATGCTCAAAACCTTAGGCTTTTCCTTAACTGGTGCGGCAATTCCAGCGACTGTGGCCTCTGCGGCTATTGGTTTAGGTTCCCAGTCAATTATCGCTGACTTCCTTGCCGGATTTTTCATCTTGACTGAAAAACAATATGGCGTAGGTGACTGGGTTCGCTTCGAAGGTCCCGCGGTAGCCGTTGAAGGAACTGTCATTCAGATAACGATGCGAGCCACCCGGATCCGGACCCTCGCCGATGAAACGGTGATGATCCCTAATTCCACCGCCAAGATTTGTATTAATAGCTCAAATCATTGGTCAAGCGCGGTAGTAATACTCCCGGTTCCGCTACTAGGTTCTAAAAATCCTCGCGATGCCATCGCCAGGTGTGAAAAAGCCGGGCAGCGAGCTTTAGAAGAACCAGAAATAAATCAGGTACTACTTGGAGAACTCCAGGTACACCCGGCAGTTTCGATCTTGCCGCCTTCTACAGTGGGCATGCCGTGGATGGTAAATATGCGGCTAATAGTGCAGGTGCAAGCAGGTTTTCAATGGATGGTTGAAAGAGCCATTCGCACTGCTATTTTGGAGGAATTTTGGGATGAATACGGTTCTGCGACCACTGTAAGTGGCGCTTTACGCACCCAGGTTTCCGATGCAGAAGCTCTCCCTGCGACTGCCACGCAGCTGTTTTCTGCCAGCTCTGAATTATCTTCCAAAGGTGCAACTAAAACGGCTTCCGGTACTGCAGGTACTGAAGGTACTGCCGGTACTGCGGCTTTTCCGCCTTCAGCAGAATTTCCAGTGGCCACAGAAAAACTAGAAACTGATCCGGCAATTGCAGAAGTATCTGGGGCTAGCGAAGATAGTACCAACGATAAAAATACCAAGAACAGCACCAAGCTATTGGCAAATCAACCAGCCTGGAAACGCTTTTTCTCCCTCAATGGGCGCGTGCGGGCTTCCACTAGCATTTTGATTCTTAGCTTGGCAGCTTTGGTTTTCCTATGGGCTTCAACAGTTCAAACTGGGGAAGAATGGGAAGGAAATGACGGCTGGTTGGCTCCTTCAAGAAGCTTTAGTTCAAATAACCAAGACCTCGCCCCTAGCCCGACTTTGCAACCAACTCCTACTGTTATACCCAGTACTACCGCTCCAAGTAGTACTCCTGAGACTGAAGATCCCGCCCTGGAAAGTACCGAGACCACAACGGAATCTGAAACCAGCACAAGTAGTAGCAGTAGCAGTAGCACTAGTTCCACAACCACTACTAAAAAATCTGATAATAGTGCCGATTCTGAAAAACCCACGCCCGTAGAATCATCACAGGTAACTTCAACCCCTAATTCACCTAAAGAATCCAACTCGACTAACGTTTCTGCAAATGGCTTCGAAGAACCAGCGGTTGTCCAAGAATAA
- a CDS encoding PH domain-containing protein — MRSAAEPDSVANSEAITLRPDRAHLIVAVVMTAIMLIPIANAPLVLGWFLIIPLLFIWWITHSATVIDADTITARYAFRKPRTVAWEEISGVGFKGSTTFVRTNSGEEFNLPAVSFNSLPTLATASKGRIPDALTQGREAADEKVRVIHRDGRQILITPEDYAAKDAAKNPTSPKKE; from the coding sequence ATGAGGTCCGCAGCAGAGCCAGATTCCGTCGCAAATAGTGAAGCTATAACGCTGCGCCCTGATAGAGCGCATCTAATTGTGGCAGTGGTCATGACAGCTATCATGCTCATCCCCATTGCCAATGCACCCCTGGTTCTGGGCTGGTTCCTTATAATTCCACTGTTATTTATTTGGTGGATTACACACTCCGCCACCGTTATTGACGCAGATACCATCACTGCGCGTTATGCCTTCCGGAAGCCTCGCACCGTGGCCTGGGAAGAAATATCCGGCGTTGGATTCAAAGGCAGTACCACTTTTGTCCGCACTAATAGTGGCGAAGAATTTAACCTTCCCGCTGTGAGTTTTAATTCGCTTCCCACCCTAGCTACTGCTTCTAAGGGACGTATCCCCGATGCACTTACGCAAGGGCGCGAAGCCGCTGATGAAAAAGTACGCGTAATTCATCGCGATGGCCGCCAAATCCTCATCACCCCCGAGGATTATGCCGCTAAAGACGCCGCTAAAAATCCCACTTCACCAAAAAAGGAATAG
- the ilvD gene encoding dihydroxy-acid dehydratase — protein MIPLRSKVTTIGRNAAGARALWRATGTAEHEFGKPIVAIVNSYTQFVPGHVHLKNVGDIVADAVRAAGGVPKEFNTIAVDDGIAMGHGGMLYSLPSREIIADSVEYMVNAHTADAMVCISNCDKITPGMLNAALRLNIPAVFVSGGPMEAGKVTSVAGVTKAATDLVTAITASASAAVSDAGLSEIEKSACPTCGSCSGMFTANSMNCLTEALGLSLPGNGSTLATHTARKRLFEKAGSLIVDLCNRYYGQEDSSVLPRNIATKDAFYNAMALDMAMGGSTNTVLHILAAAQEGEVDFDLEDIDKISHQIPCLSKVSPNSNYHMEDVHRAGGIPAILGELHRAGKLRTNVHSALYPDLDTWLNDWDIRGDKAKPEAIELFHAAPGGVRTTEAFSQSSRWESLDTDAVNGCIHDVAHAHTVDGGLVILRGNLAPDGAVVKSAGVDQDQWIFSGPARVCESQEEAVSVILRGEVQPGEVVVIRYEGPAGGPGMQEMLHPTSFLKGAGLGKKCALITDGRFSGGTSGLSIGHISPEAAHKGLIGLVENGDQITINVFERSLQLEVDDAEIARRRQIMESREKPWTPLNRDRKVSKALRAYAAMATSADKGAVRQVD, from the coding sequence GTGATCCCGCTGCGTTCTAAAGTGACCACTATAGGAAGAAATGCCGCTGGTGCCCGCGCCCTTTGGCGAGCAACTGGCACTGCTGAGCATGAATTCGGCAAACCAATTGTGGCCATTGTGAACTCTTATACGCAGTTCGTTCCTGGCCATGTGCATCTAAAAAATGTGGGCGATATTGTAGCCGACGCAGTTCGCGCTGCAGGGGGCGTCCCTAAAGAATTTAATACTATTGCCGTTGATGATGGCATAGCTATGGGTCACGGCGGCATGCTCTATTCGCTTCCCTCCCGGGAAATCATTGCAGATTCCGTGGAATATATGGTGAATGCACATACCGCTGATGCCATGGTGTGTATTTCTAACTGCGATAAAATCACCCCTGGCATGTTAAATGCTGCATTAAGGCTAAATATTCCGGCAGTTTTTGTCTCTGGCGGTCCCATGGAAGCTGGAAAAGTAACTTCCGTAGCTGGGGTTACCAAAGCGGCAACTGACCTAGTAACTGCAATTACAGCTTCGGCTTCTGCCGCTGTTTCTGATGCTGGGCTTTCTGAAATCGAAAAATCAGCCTGCCCTACTTGCGGATCTTGTTCGGGCATGTTTACCGCTAATTCGATGAATTGCCTAACTGAAGCTCTGGGGCTTTCTTTGCCCGGAAATGGCTCTACCCTGGCAACACATACAGCCCGTAAACGGCTATTTGAAAAGGCTGGATCCTTGATTGTGGATCTATGCAATCGATATTACGGACAAGAAGATAGCTCTGTACTACCGCGCAATATTGCTACCAAAGATGCCTTCTATAATGCTATGGCTCTAGATATGGCTATGGGTGGCTCCACTAATACGGTGCTACATATTTTGGCCGCAGCCCAAGAAGGCGAAGTGGACTTTGACCTAGAAGATATTGATAAAATCTCGCATCAAATTCCGTGCCTTTCCAAAGTTTCCCCCAACTCTAACTACCACATGGAAGATGTGCACCGCGCCGGAGGCATTCCGGCAATTTTGGGAGAATTGCACCGCGCCGGGAAATTGCGCACCAATGTGCATAGCGCCCTATATCCAGATTTAGATACCTGGCTTAACGATTGGGATATCCGCGGAGATAAAGCCAAACCAGAAGCTATTGAGCTCTTCCACGCCGCCCCTGGTGGGGTACGTACCACTGAGGCTTTTTCACAATCTAGTCGCTGGGAAAGCCTAGATACCGATGCCGTAAATGGGTGCATCCATGATGTCGCCCATGCCCATACCGTTGATGGCGGGCTGGTTATTTTGCGCGGTAATCTTGCCCCCGATGGAGCCGTAGTGAAATCTGCTGGGGTGGATCAAGATCAATGGATTTTCTCTGGCCCAGCTAGAGTGTGTGAATCCCAAGAAGAAGCGGTATCAGTTATTTTGCGCGGCGAAGTCCAGCCTGGTGAGGTCGTAGTTATTCGCTACGAAGGTCCTGCTGGAGGTCCCGGAATGCAAGAAATGCTGCATCCTACTTCTTTCTTAAAAGGCGCCGGTTTAGGCAAAAAATGTGCCCTAATTACCGATGGACGTTTTTCAGGTGGAACTTCTGGGCTTTCTATTGGACATATTTCCCCTGAAGCTGCCCATAAGGGACTAATTGGCTTAGTTGAAAATGGCGATCAAATCACTATTAATGTCTTTGAACGCAGTTTGCAGCTAGAAGTTGATGATGCTGAAATTGCTAGACGACGCCAAATAATGGAATCTCGGGAAAAACCGTGGACCCCGCTTAATCGGGATCGTAAAGTTTCAAAGGCTTTGCGAGCCTATGCGGCCATGGCAACTTCCGCCGATAAGGGAGCAGTACGCCAGGTTGACTAG